The Cucumis melo cultivar AY chromosome 5, USDA_Cmelo_AY_1.0, whole genome shotgun sequence genome has a segment encoding these proteins:
- the LOC103494111 gene encoding protein SEMI-ROLLED LEAF 2, with protein sequence MGVISRKIFPACGNMCICCPALRSRSRQPVKRYKKLLADIFPKSLDGPQSERKIIKLCEYAAKNPFRIPKIVKYLEDRCCKELRNEQVKCITIIADAYNKLLSLCKNQMAYFAGSLLKVIVELLDNAKHDDLRILGCQTLTNFIHNQADSTYMHNVENLVPKVCMLALERGDDHKKQCLRASSLQCISAMVWFMTEYSHIFPDFDEMVRVSLENYDPARDGNSGDSSEPHHNWLNEVVRSEGRCGTVGGDASGSCTIIRPRPEKKDPALLTREEVEAPRVWSQICLQRMVDLAKESTTMRRVLDPMLVYFDSGRHWVPQQGLALMVLSDILYFMESSGDQHLVLASVIRHLDHKNISHDPQLKSCVIQVASNLARQIRSGAVLADIGSVSDLCRHLRKSLQVTVDSVGQQELDLNISLQNSIEDCLLEIAKGIGDARPLYDLMAIFLENLTSGVVARATIGSLMVLAHMISLAPISSDSQQAFPEALLVQILKAMLHPDIETRIGAHQMFSVLVFPSSNSHEHGTSIMQSSSPYKPTAWHSNAASTSTSASITALLDKLRREKDGSKEEKTEHVHDNLKLEEDWKQRRYHRNYPTFHKIQSIIDRKAKFSSSTEEELRIMKFSEDQLSQLLSAFWIQANLPDNLPSNIEAIANSFVLTLISARLKSQQDNLTVRFFQLPLSLRNVSLEPNHGTLSPSSQRSVFILSMGMLLFAAKLYHIPHLNHLVKSLVACDADPYLVIGEDLHIYLKSQADLREYGSVTDNELAQSFLSDLRNKVYEADNVIMDILAQNLSVITELDKSELAKLIFEAFTPDDPFLYGPRSMLDFRKNQSVTHSKESLSFDGDLSNFLVEDEVTSEASVADIARFIPRVPPSPSVSHIMGIGQLLESALEVAGQVVGTSVSTSPLPYNAMASQCEALGTGTRKKLSNWLAHENQHTRAADGYCPSFPVSGHSAVEKIMADGRQLQGVGLQADRWMGMRLPPASPFDNFLKAAGC encoded by the exons ATGGGTGTCATCTCCAGAAAAATCTTCCCAGCATGCGGGAACATGTGCATTTGCTGCCCTGCTTTGAGGTCAAGATCCCGGCAGCCAGTTAAGCGATACAAGAAATTGCTTGCAGACATATTTCCTAAATCGCTT GATGGCCCTCAAAGTGAGAGGAAAATAATCAAGCTATGTGAATATGCTGCAAAAAATCCTTTCCGCATTCCAAAG ATTGTAAAATATCTTGAAGACAGGTGCTGTAAAGAACTTCGAAATGAGCAAGTCAAATGCATTACTATAATTGCAGATGCGTACAATAAGTTGCTTTCCCTCTGTAAGAACCAGAT GGCATACTTTGCTGGTAGTCTACTGAAAGTCATTGTTGAACTTTTAGACAACGCTAAGCACGATGATTTGCGAATACTTGGGTGCCAAACCTTGACAAACTTCATACATAATCAG GCAGATAGCACTTACATGCACAATGTTGAGAACTTGGTACCAAAAGTTTGTATGCTGGCACTGGAAAGAGGGGACGACCACAAAAAGCAGTGCTTGCGGGCATCAAGTCTACAATGCATTTCTGCCATG GTCTGGTTCATGACTGAGTATTCGCACATTTTTCCCGACTTTGATGAG ATGGTTCGTGTGAGCCTTGAAAACTATGACCCTGCTCGTGATGGTAACTCTGGTGATAGTTCGGAGCCACATCATAATTGGCTTAATGAAGTTGTCAGATCTGAAGGCAGATGTGGTACAGTGGGTGGTGATGCTAGTGGTTCCTGCACAATCATCAGGCCAAGACCAGAGAAGAAGGATCCTGCTTTACTCACTAG GGAAGAGGTTGAGGCACCAAGAGTGTGGTCTCAGATATGTTTGCAGCGAATGGTTGATTTGGCCAAGGAGAGTACAACAATGCGACGGGTGTTGGATCCAATGCTTGTCTACTTCGATTCTGGAAGGCACTGGGTTCCACAGCAAGGGCTTGCTTTGATGGTTTTGTCTGATATATTATACTTCATGGAGAGCTCAG GTGATCAGCATTTAGTTTTGGCCTCTGTAATACGTCATTTGGACCACAAAAACATTTCACATGATCCTCAGCTAAAATCATGTGTCATTCAAGTTGCCTCAAATTTAGCCAGACAAATTAGATCGGGAGCTGTGCTGGCAGATATTGGATCTGTCTCTGACTTGTGCAGGCATCTTAGGAAGAGTCTTCAAGTCACAGTTGATTCAGTTGGGCAACAAGAAttagatttgaatatttcaCTTCAAAATTCTATTGAAGACTGCTTACTTGAAATTGCAAAAGGG ATTGGTGATGCACGTCCTTTGTACGATTTGATGGCTATATTTCTTGAGAATTTGACTTCTGGAGTCGTTGCAAGAGCCACCATTGGATCCTTGATGGTGCTTGCTCATATGATTTCCTTGGCACCAATTTCTTCAGATTCACAACAG GCATTCCCAGAAGCTCTTCTTGTTCAAATCCTGAAAGCAATGTTGCATCCTGATATTGAAACCCGCATTGGAGCTCATCAAATGTTCTCTGTTCTTGTCTTTCCCAGTTCTAATTCCCATGAACACGGAACTTCTATTATGCAATCTAGTTCACCTTACAAGCCAACTGCATGGCATTCGAATGCAGCATCTACATCAACATCAGCTTCTATTACTGCTTTACTGGATAAACTTCGAAGAGAAAAGGATGGCtcgaaagaagaaaaaactgaACATGTTCATGATAATCTAAAATTAGAAGAAGACTGGAAGCAGAGACGGTACCACAGAAATTATCCTACTTTTCACAAAATTCAGTCAATCATTGACAGGAAAGCTAAATTTTCGAGTTCCACCGAAGAA GAATTGCGTATCATGAAATTTAGTGAGGATCAATTATCACAATTGTTGTCTGCATTCTGGATACAAGCTAATCTTCCAGATAATTTGCCCTCAAATATTGAAGCCATTGCCAATTCTTTTGTCTTGACATTAATATCGGCTCGCCTAAAG AGTCAGCAGGACAATCTGACAGTCCGTTTCTTCCAACTTCCACTGTCTCTGAGAAATGTATCCCTGGAGCCCAACCATG GTACCTTAAGCCCATCGTCGCAGAGGTCGGTGTTTATTTTATCTATGGGCATGCTGCTGTTCGCTGCTAAGCTCTATCACATACCTCATTTGAATCATCTTGTGAAGTCATTAGTGGCTTGTGAT GCGGATCCATATCTCGTAATTGGTGAAGATCTTCACATTTATTTGAAGTCTCAGGCAGACCTCAGAGAATATGGATCTGTTACTGATAATGAGCTGGCTCAGTCTTTTCTCTCTGACCTGCGGAACAAAGTATATGAAGCGGACAATGTCATTATGGATATTTTAGCTCAAAACTTATCTGTAATAACTGAG CTGGACAAAAGTGAACTAGCTAAGCTGATATTTGAGGCATTTACACCAGATGATCCATTTCTATATGGCCCACGATCGATGCTTGATTTCCGCAAAAATCAATCTGTTACTCATTCCAAGGAATCATTATCATTTGATGGG GATCTTTCAAATTTTCTGGTTGAGGATGAAGTGACAAGTGAAGCCTCTGTTGCCGATATTGCTCGGTTCATTCCTAGAGTACCTCCTTCACCTTCGGTATCTCACATAATGGGCATTGGTCAGCTTCTTGAATCG GCACTTGAGGTAGCTGGTCAAGTGGTCGGAACATCGGTTTCTACATCGCCTCTCCCATACAATGCCATGGCGAGCCAGTGTGAAGCCCTTGGTACTGGCACTAGGAAGAAACTCTCCAATTGGTTGGCACATGAGAATCAACATACCAGAGCAGCTGATGGATACTGTCCTTCATTTCCTGTGAGTGGCCACTCTGCAGTTGAAAAG ATAATGGCAGACGGAAGGCAACTTCAAGGAGTTGGATTGCAAGCAGACCGATGGATGGGAATGAGGCTTCCTCCTGCTAGTCCCTTTGACAACTTCCTCAAGGCAGCTGGTTGTTAA